One genomic window of Muntiacus reevesi chromosome 4, mMunRee1.1, whole genome shotgun sequence includes the following:
- the CCR5 gene encoding C-C chemokine receptor type 5: protein MDYQTSTPTYDIDYGMSEPCQKLNVRQVAARLLPPLYSLVFIFGFVGNTLVFLILINCKKLKSMTDIYLLNLAISDLLFIITVPFWAHYAADQWVFGNTMCQLFTGFYFIGYFGGIFFIILLTIDRYLAIVHAVFALKARTVTFGAVTSGVTWVVAVFASLPGIIFTKSQKEGSRHTCSPHFPSSQYHFWKNFQTLKIVILGLVLPLLVMIVCYSGILKTLLRCRNEKKKHKAVRLIFVIMIVYFLFWAPYNIVLLLSTFQEFFGLNNCSGSNRLDQAMQVTETLGMTHCCINPIIYAFVGEKFRNYLLRFFRKYIASRFCKSCPVFQGEAPERVSSVYTRSTGEQEISVGL from the coding sequence ATGGATTATCAAACATCAACTCCCACCTATGACATTGATTATGGGATGTCAGAGCCATGCCAAAAACTCAACGTGAGGCAGGTTGCAGCCCGGCTCCTGCCCCCACTCTACTCGCTGGTGTTCATCTTTGGTTTTGTGGGTAACACGCTGGTGTTCCTCATCCTGATAAACTGCAAAAAGCTGAAGAGCATGACTGACATCTACCTGCTCAACTTGGCCATCTCTGACCTACTGTTCATCATCACTGTCCCATTCTGGGCTCACTATGCTGCAGACCAGTGGGTCTTTGGAAATACAATGTGCCAGCTATTCACAGGGTTCTATTTCATTGGTTATTTTGGTGGAATCTTCTTCATCATCCTCTTGACAATCGATAGGTACCTGGCTATTGTCCATGCTGTGTTTGCTTTAAAAGCCAGAACAGTCACCTTTGGGGCGGTGACAAGTGGGGTCACCTGGGTGGTGGCTGTGTTTGCCTCTCTCCCAGGAATTATCTTTACTAAATCCCAAAAAGAAGGCTCTCGTCATACATGCAGCCCACATTTCCCATCCAGTCAGTATCATTTCTGGAAGAATTTCCAAACTTTAAAGATAGTCATCTTGGGGCTGGTGCTGCCCCTGCTTGTGATGATTGTCTGCTACTCAGGAATCCTGAAAACCCTGCTCCGGTGTCGCAACGAGAAGAAGAAGCATAAGGCTGTGCGGCTCATCTTCGTGATCATGATTGTCTACTTTCTCTTCTGGGCTCCCTACAACATCGTCCTTCTCCTGAGCACCTTCCAGGAATTCTTTGGCTTGAATAACTGCAGTGGTTCCAACAGGCTGGACCAAGCCATGCAGGTGACAGAGACCCTGGGGATGACGCACTGCTGCATCAACCCCATCATCTATGCCTTCGTGGGGGAGAAATTCCGAAACTATCTCTTACGGTTCTTCCGAAAGTACATCGCCAGCCGCTTCTGCAAAAGCTGTCCAGTCTTCCAGGGAGAGGCTCCAGAGCGAGTAAGCTCCGTTTATACACGATCCACAGGAGAACAGGAAATCTCTGTTGGCTTGTGA